The following proteins are encoded in a genomic region of Odontesthes bonariensis isolate fOdoBon6 chromosome 19, fOdoBon6.hap1, whole genome shotgun sequence:
- the sf3b2 gene encoding splicing factor 3B subunit 2: MASDGPPGTDSLPSDLGSAIAALNSWSNPDLQAKLAELGAPTMGPREELVDRLKGYMIQTGIILSKHNEDKSMGAQMSLPPLPPMPMPPMPPGMGMLHSMSMMPPGAPPPPGIHMSMEHANLPPPGLSQEDQLKMVQQRAAMVLQQEERAKQQGDEHDLLEQQKRAAVLMEQERQQGMGKMPSTLPTAIRVTMDPRGPLPPGVSMLPTQKQRVPPPPGEDNREMWQNEEVSVSGPKIPQALEKILQLKEIRQEQLTDPAEEDDDEGEMDLNSSAAVMSETEDDDGQMSKKDKNRKRRNRKKKSKKKRALEKKVEAEQKEQKEDGGDKPKDKEKEPEVEIEYVTEEPEIYDPNFIFFKRVFEAFKLTDDVKKEKEKEPEKAEKHEAVGMMRKKGFEEERKDSDDSDEDIRPDIPKLSKKKMRRMNRLTVAELKQLVARPDVVEMHDVTAQEPKLLVHLKATRNTVPVPRHWCFKRKYLQGKRGIEKPPFELPEFIKRTGIQEMREALQEKEDAKTMKTKMREKVRPKMGKIDIDYQKLHDAFFKWQIKPKLTIHGDLYYEGKEFETRLKEKKPGDLSDELRIALGMPVGPNAHKVPPPWLIAMQRYGPPPSYPNLKIPGLNSPIPENCTFGYHAGGWGKPPVDEMGKPLYGDVFGTNASDFQAKAEEEEVDHTPWGELEPSDEESSEEEEEEESDEEKPDETGFFTPADSGLITPGGFSSVPAGMETPELIELRKKKIEEAMEGNETPQLFTVLAERRTGPAGAAMMASTHIYDVSGAMVGRKTGGGQESQGVEVALAPEELELDPMAMTQKYEEHVREQQAQVEKEDFSDMVAEHAAKQKQKKRKAQPQDTRGGAKKYKEFKF, from the exons ATGGCATCCGACGGACCGCCGGGAACCGACAGTCTCCCGTCTGATTTAGGGAGCGCTATCGCGGCTTTGAATTCATGGAGCAACCCGGATCTTCAGGCCAAGCTTGCGGAGCTTGGAGCCCCTACGAtgg gCCCCAGAGAGGAGCTCGTTGACAGACTGAAGGGCTACATGATTCAG ACTGGAATTATTCTCAGCAAACACAATGAAGACAAGTCAATGGGTGCCCAG ATGTCTCTTCCCCCTCTGCCTCCGATGCCCATGCCCCCCATGCCTCCCGGTATGGGTATGCTCCACTCTATGAGCATGATGCCCCCCGGAGCCCCCCCTCCGCCTGGCATACACATGAGCATGGAGCATGCAAATTTGCCCCCTCCCGGCCTGTCGCAGGAAGATCAGCTGAAGATGGTTCAGCAGAGAGCCGCCATggtgctgcagcaggaggaaagGGCCAAGCAGCAG GGGGATGAACATGACCTTCTGGAGCAACAGAAAAGG GCTGCCGTGCTGATGGAACAGGAGCGTCAGCAGGGGATGGGAAAGATGCCCAGCACCTTGCCCACTGCAATCAGAG TGACCATGGACCCTCGTGGGCCGCTGCCTCCTGGTGTCTCTATGTTGCCAACTCAGAAGCAGAGGGTGCCGCCTCCCCCGGGGGAGGACAACAGAGAG ATGTGGCAGAACGAGGAAGTCAGCGTCAGTGGACCTAAGATCCCCCAGGCTCTGGAGAAGATCCTGCAGCTGAAGGAGATCCGACAGGAGCAGCTCACTGATCCGGCAG AGGAAGATGACGATGAAGGAGAGATGGACCTGAATTCCTCTGCAGCAGTGATGTCCGAGACGGAAGATGACGACGGCCAGATGTCTAAAAAAGAC AAAAACCGCAAACGCAGGAACCGCAAAAAGAAGAGCAAGAAGAAGCGAGCGCTGGAGAAGAAGGTGGAGGCGGAGCAGAAGGAGCAGAAGGAGGACGGCGGCGACAAGCCCAAGGACAAAGAGAAGGAGCCAGAGGTGGAGATCGAGTACGTCACAGAAGAGCCGGAGATTTACGACCCCAACTTCATCTTCTTCAAGAGGGTGTTTGAGGCGTTTAAG TTGACTGATGACgttaagaaagagaaggagaaggagcctGAGAAGGCTGAAAAGCACGAGGCGGTGGGCATGATGCGGAAAAAAGGAtttgaggaggagaggaaggacaGCGACGACAGCGACGAG GACATCAGACCGGATATACCAAAACTGTCCAAGAagaagatgaggaggatgaaCCGGCTGACTGTGGCTGAGCTCAAACAG CTGGTGGCCCGTCCAGATGTCGTGGAGATGCATGACGTGACCGCCCAGGAGCCCAAGCTGCTGGTCCACCTAAAGGCCACCAGGAACACGGTGCCGGTGCCCCGCCACTGGTGCTTCAAAAGAAAGTACCTGCAGGGCAAGAGGGGAATAGAGAAGCCTCCCTTTGAGCTGCCCGAGTTCATCAAGAGGACGGGGATCCAGGAGATGAGGGAGGCTCTGCAGGAGAAG GAGGATGCCAAAACCATGAAAACCAAAATGAGGGAGAAGGTTCGTCCCAAAATGGGGAAGATTGATATCGACTACCAGAAGCTCCACGATGCTTTCTTCAAATGGCAAATCAAACCCAAACTCACCATCCACGGAGACCTTTACTACGAG GGTAAAGAGTTTGAAACCCGGCTGAAGGAGAAGAAGCCCGGAGATCTGTCCGATGAGCTGCGCATCGCTCTGGGGATGCCCGTCGGACCT AACGCCCACAAGGTGCCGCCCCCCTGGCTGATCGCCATGCAGCGGTACGGCCCGCCTCCCTCCTACCCCAACCTCAAGATCCCTGGACTCAACTCCCCCATCCCAGAG AACTGTACCTTTGGTTATCACGCCGGAGGCTGGGGGAAGCCCCCAGTGGACGAGATGGGCAAACCTCTGTACGGTGACGTGTTCGGGACCAATGCGTCCGACTTCCAG GCTAaagcggaggaggaggaggtggaccACACACCGTGGGGAGAGTTGGAGCCCTCGGATGAGGAATCatcagaggaggaagaggaggaggagagcgaTGAGGAGAAGCCAGATGAAACTGGGTTCTTCACACCCGCAGACAG cgGGCTGATCACCCCCGGAGGCTTCTCATCGGTACCAGCCGGCATGGAGACTCCAGAGCTGATCgagctgaggaagaagaagatcGAGGAGGCCATGGAGGG GAACGAGACGCCTCAGCTGTTTACGGTGCTCGCAGAGAGGAGAACCGGCCCCGCCGGGGCGGCCATGATGGCCTCGACGCACATCTACGACGTGTCGGGG gCCATGGTTGGCCGTAAGACGGGTGGGGGACAGGAGTCGCAGGGCGTGGAGGTGGCGCTGGCCCCCGAGGAGTTGGAGCTCGACCCGATGGCCATGACACAGAAGTACGAGGAGCATGTGAGGGAGCAGCAGGCCCAGGTGGAGAAGGAGGACTTCAGCGACATGGTGGCCGAGCACGCTGCCAAACAGAAG CAAAAGAAGAGGAAGGCCCAGCCGCAGGACACGAGAGGCGGCGCCAAGAAATACAAAGAGTTCAAGTTCTag